In the genome of Macrobrachium nipponense isolate FS-2020 chromosome 34, ASM1510439v2, whole genome shotgun sequence, one region contains:
- the LOC135208132 gene encoding dnaJ protein homolog 1-like encodes MDYYKILGISQDASMEDIKRAYRKMALRYHPDKNKSSDAEERFKAISQAYEILSDVKKRECYDQHVKGKMEDEEVPKEGNNKTRFTYTSTSDPKTRFTYTSTSNPKTRFTYTSTTSDPKTRFTYTSTTTTTSGPMDDIFHQFFGTHGNFNHFFNNSDDDDDDDDDDIHMMWRGIGRHRMGGFNCNHKHYHRGGRHHHHHHQDPPIYRDLYVTLEEIAQGVIKKMKITRSVFSDDGKYTTKREEKILSINIMPGTKDGFEIKFERMGDESPGKVPADIIFVIREKPHPAFKRDDTNLIYSVKIPIRDAWCGTSVSVPTLEGQRVTLDFKNIIITPQTKKILSGYGLPFLDNPSRKGDENLRLDFFDIEEAFMSGEVNFLGWSWLVLRNE; translated from the exons ATGGACTATTACAAGATCCTAGGTATCTCCCAAGATGCTTCAATGGAAGATATTAAAAGAGCTTACCGAAAAATGGCACTTAGATACCAtccagataaaaataaatcatcgGATGCAGAGGAAAGGTTTAAAGCCATCTCGCAAGCTTACGAAATATTGAGCGATGTGAAAAAGCGGGAGTGTTACGATCAACATGTGAAAGGTAAAATGGAGGATGAGGAGGTACCTAAGGAGGGTAATAATAAAACTCGCTTCACATATACCTCTACTAGCGATCCCAAAACTCGCTTCACATATACCTCTACTAGCAATCCCAAAACTCGCTTTACATATACCTCTACTACTAGCGATCCCAAAACTCGCTTTACATATAcatctaccactactactactagcggTCCAATGGACGACATTTTCCATCAGTTCTTCGGCACCCACGGTAATTTTAATCACTTCTTTAATAACtctgacgacgacgatgatgatgatgatgatgatattcatATGATGTGGAGAGGCATCGGTAGGCATCGAATGGGAGGTTTCAACTGTAATCACAAACACTATCACAGGGGGGgaaggcatcatcatcatcatcatcaggatcCTCCAATCTACCGGGACCTGTACGTGACTCTCGAAGAAATAGCTCAAGGAGtaatcaaaaagatgaaaatcaCGCGGAGTGTGTTTAGCGATGATGGAAAATATACcaccaagagagaagagaaaatattgaGCATTAACATTATGCCCGGTACAAAGGATGGTTTTGAGATCAAATTCGAAAGAATGGGAGACGAGTCGCCTGGCAAGGTCCCGGCTGATATAATTTTCGTTATTAGGGAAAAGCCTCACCCGGCATTTAAGAGAGATGATACTAATTTGATCTATTCGGTCAAAATCCCCATCAGAGACGCCTGGTGTGGTACCAGCGTGTCTGTCCCTACTCTGGAAGGCCAAAGGGTCACACTCgatttcaaaaatataattatcacacCTCAGACGAAGAAGATACTCTCAGGATATGGTCTACCTTTTCTTGACAACCCTTCCAGAAAGG gagACGAAAACTTGAGACTTGACTTTTTCGACATTGAAGAAGCCTTCATGTCAGGAGAGGTCAATTTCCTTGGTTGGTCGTGGCTCGTtttaagaaatgaatga